From Halodesulfovibrio sp.:
ACAGCAATACAAACAGCACGTACGGATTCCACGGCAGCATATACAATTTCTTTTAACTGTGGAGAAATGAAACTGGAAGGCTCCTTTCTTTTTGGAACAACCGAGTTTGGCAAACAGTTTTCAAAAGACTCACTCACAACCCATTACAAAGAGTTATTTCTATGGTTACAGAACGCTTAAAGCGCTCGATTGCACTAAGAAAGTCAGCAGGATTACACCGCTCACCGGTTACTATCGAAAAGCACGTTGGTAGTAGCGCCGTTGTTAATGGGAAGTCGCTTATCAATTTTGCTTCCAACGACTACCTTGGACTCGCTCAAGATACCGACTGGAAAAATACTATCGCCAAATGCTTTCAAGCGTACCCCCCATCAGGAACATCTTCCAGACTGGTTACAGGGCATAGCCAATTCACCGAAGATGTTGAGCAAGAATTTGCAGCGTATTTTGGCTATGATGAAGCCATCTTTTTTCCAAGCGGATATCAAGCGAATCTCGCAGTTCTATGGGGACTATGTTCACCTGCTGAAATGTTGTTCTATGACAAACGAATTCACGCTAGCATGGTGCAAGGTCTTGCTCAAACAGGCGGAACCTTGAAGGGGTTTGCGCATAGCAACCTTGAACAACTCGACAGAAAACTTACCGCTGCCCAAGCAGAAAACCCTGTGGTTCTGACAGAATCCCTTTTCAGTATGGATGGAGATCTACTGGATACCGCAACGTTCGGCGCATTGCGGTCTAAGCATGCATTCTTCAGCATACTTGATGAAGCACATGCTGTTGGCGTGCTGGGAACCAACGGTACAGGAGTCGGAGGCGATTGTGCAGACATCGCTGTTGGAACATTCGGGAAAGCATTAGGTATGTTTGGAGCGTTTGCTCTACTCCCTAAAGGCTTTAAAGAATTTTTCAATAATTTCTCGTCTCCCGCCATATACTCAACCGCCATGCCGGAAGCACATGCTGCTGCCGCGTCTTCTTTGCTACAAAAACTTCCGCAATTAGAAGATAAACGCGAACATATAGCACACCTCAGTGCTTATATGCGTTCAGAACTACAAGATGCCGGTTTCACCATTTTTGGTGATGCACACATTATTTCTATTTTAGTTGGTGATGAAGTGAAGGCGACGAATATTGTTCATAAAATGCAAGAAGACGGTGTTCTTGCATTCGCATCACGGTATCCTACAGTACCAATGAACAAAGCTGTCATACGGATAAGTATGACAGCCTTGCACAGTACTGAGGACGTACACACATTCGTCAACAGTATCAGGGGGTGGTATGACAGAACCTAATCCGTCATTTTTCGTTGTCGGCACAGATACCGACATAGGCAAGACAGTTGCTTCCCTGATGCTTATGCGCTTCCTAATAAGAACGGGGCACACGCCTTACTACTGGAAACCGGTGCAAACAGGCTGTCTTAGCCCGAACGATGCTGGCGCGGACGCCAACTTCGTTCTTAAATATTGTCCGGAACTGCATCAAACTGCTGATGATGCCACCGGAGCCTGCTTTCGCGCTCCCAAGGCTCCATTCTATGCTGCCCGTGATGAACAGAGCAGCATAGAAGTGGAAGACCTTTTACACAAACTGGCATATTTGCATAAAAATAATACCTTGGTGGTGGAAGCTGCCGGAGGATTGCTGGTGCCTTTCAGCCGTACACACATGTTGGCGGACATGGTGCAGCTTGCTGTTGAGCAATTCGGGATTAAGCCTGTACTCGTTGCACGAGCCGGACTTGGTACAATCAACCATACGCTTCTTTCCATTGAGGCGTTACATCGCAGGGGCATTCAACCGGCAGGGATAGTGTTTGTGAACAACAAGGAACACCGAACACCACAAGCGATGTTGCAGGAAAACATGGAAGCAATTTCCACGTTTTCAAACTATTCTGCATGCGGATGTATTCCGCACATTGAAGACTTTTCTAATCCTCCCGAAGAAGCAATTACTCTCTTCGAAAAGATTGTCGGCTAAGTTTGCCGAACAAAAACGACAAACCAGCCAACAGTGTCGTACCTTCGTCATTCTACAAGTGTATTACCTAAATGCCGTCATGCTATTGCATGGCGGCACACTTGCAAAACAACTGCAAGCAAAGCTTATTCACCGAACTCACTGATAAGTGCATCCGCTTCTGGATACATATTCAGCAGATCATTCAACGTCTCACGACGGCGGATAAGACGGGCTTCACCATTTTCCTGAATAAGCACTTCCGCAGGGCGCGGACGCTGGTTATACGGGGAAGCCATTACATACCCGTATGCACCTGCATCAAGCATAGCAATGATGTCGCCCTCAGCAATTTCAGGAAGCTGCCGATCCTTCGCCATTATATCACCTGATTCACAAATGTTACCAACAATAGACTGCTCCATTGTTTCAGTAACCTCGCTACCGCCTTCACGGTAGATTTCCACATCGTGGAAAGAATCGTACATAGCTGGACGCATCAACTGGTTAAAGCCGAGGTCTGTACCAGCGAAGCGTTTTTCGCCGTTGTTTTTCACGCTGTAGCAGGTACCGAGCAACGCACCGCACTCAGCGGCAATGTAACGACCCGGTTCGCACATGAAACGACCTGTATATCCGGTGTCTTCTATAAATTTAGTAATGGTGGCATTAAATGCTTCGCCAAGTTTTGCGAAATCAAGGCGTTCTTCACCTTCGTATTTGTGGTACGGAATACCGAACCCACCGCCGAAATCGATGATTTCAAGTGTGTTATCGTCGGTAAGCCACTCTGAAGCAATAGAAAGCAATACCTGCATGGCTTCAAGATAACCATCCGGTTCCATGAAAAGCGAACCGATATGCATGTTCACACCACACAATGTAAGATTATGACGATCCAAAATCTCACGCACGGTATCAGCAGCTTCCGGGTCAACACCAAATTTAGTTTGCTTTCCGCCTGTTACAACTTTGGCATGGTGACCAGCACCGATACCCGGGTTAAAGCGAATAACAACCTTGCCGCCTGGATTCAATTGTCCGAACAAGTCCAGCTGAGAAAGAGAATCGACACTCACATACACGCCACGATCAATGGCAAACTGGAGTTCTTCAGCAGAGACGTTATTAGAAATAAACAGGATCTGCTCAGGCTTAAATCCGGCGGCAAGGTTCATGACAATCTCACCCGGCGACATGGCGTCCACAACCATGCCTTCTTCCTGTACAACCTTTAGGAGGTGAATATTTGTATTCGCTTTCGCAGAATAGTTAGGTGTAAAGGCTGGATTGTCAGAAAGCGCCTTAACTTCGCGGCAGCGTGTACGCAGTATGTTCTCGTTGTAAACATAAAGCGGGCTACCGAAAGTTTTTACAAGTTCCATCGGGGTGGTATTACCGTAGAATTTTACTGAATCCGTATAGGTGGAGCGAACATTGCTCATGCCGAAATCTCCTGATTACATTCCGCGTATCTTAATAAGTTCAATCTCATTCAAGAGAGCTTCGCGCATCAACGATACGAGGTGCTTGCTTTTTGAATAGAGACACTGCCCTTTATTAACTTCGAGCGTGCCCACTATAACTTCGCTGGTATCAGCGATAATACGCACATTTTCCACCGGAGCTTCATTGTGCATAAATACTGCACCGGAAAGGTGCGGGTCTTCATTGGTTAATATAACAACTTTTAAACCGCGCTCAATACAGTTTTCCAAATCAGACGTAAGTAACTTTACAGTTGAAGATGAAACAGAAAGATATACCCACCCTTTAGCAAGCAAAATCATATTACGCATTTTATCAAGCGTATTGCCGTATCCTGAAATAGTAAGGTACGGCGCTTCCTCTTCTTGCTGCTCCGGCAAATTTTCTTCCAGAAAGTCCAAGGTAGATTCGCAAGAACGGCGTAAATTCAAAATTAATTCTTCACGCGGAATTGCAGTATACTTGCTGGAATCTTCTGAGGAAACAATTGCTCCGCCCTTTTCAACAAGGCTGGACAACGCAGCGTATGCATTGGAACGGGAAATACCGGAAACTTTAGCAGCTTCGTACCCCGTCATGGCTCCCATTTTACAAAGAGTGACATACATTAAAGATTCTTGCTGGGTAAAACCAAATTTCTTCAATGCCTGAATGAGTTCCATCTCTTCTCCTGAGTAGTTCTTCTAAGTACTACTATTTCAGATTTCAATACCGGTCAAGTCTTCGGTACGATTTTTCTATTTTTTGTGCATGTCGAGCTGATATTTTATTCAACATATACCTATTGTTATGAAAGCAACAGAGAGACAGCACACTACATATAACAATAGTAATGCCACAGTCATGAAACAATACAGAATCCAATACTCGCAGTGGAGATATAATTGTGGATGCAACCCCCCCCGTACATCTCACTTGAGCATGTGACATGACTGCCTGCGTAAATGTTTTTTTCGCTCCGTATGCCATGCGCGTGCTGATGTCTATACACAAGATATCATTCCACTGCGCATGCC
This genomic window contains:
- a CDS encoding aminotransferase class I/II-fold pyridoxal phosphate-dependent enzyme produces the protein MVTERLKRSIALRKSAGLHRSPVTIEKHVGSSAVVNGKSLINFASNDYLGLAQDTDWKNTIAKCFQAYPPSGTSSRLVTGHSQFTEDVEQEFAAYFGYDEAIFFPSGYQANLAVLWGLCSPAEMLFYDKRIHASMVQGLAQTGGTLKGFAHSNLEQLDRKLTAAQAENPVVLTESLFSMDGDLLDTATFGALRSKHAFFSILDEAHAVGVLGTNGTGVGGDCADIAVGTFGKALGMFGAFALLPKGFKEFFNNFSSPAIYSTAMPEAHAAAASSLLQKLPQLEDKREHIAHLSAYMRSELQDAGFTIFGDAHIISILVGDEVKATNIVHKMQEDGVLAFASRYPTVPMNKAVIRISMTALHSTEDVHTFVNSIRGWYDRT
- the bioD gene encoding dethiobiotin synthase — protein: MTEPNPSFFVVGTDTDIGKTVASLMLMRFLIRTGHTPYYWKPVQTGCLSPNDAGADANFVLKYCPELHQTADDATGACFRAPKAPFYAARDEQSSIEVEDLLHKLAYLHKNNTLVVEAAGGLLVPFSRTHMLADMVQLAVEQFGIKPVLVARAGLGTINHTLLSIEALHRRGIQPAGIVFVNNKEHRTPQAMLQENMEAISTFSNYSACGCIPHIEDFSNPPEEAITLFEKIVG
- the lysA gene encoding diaminopimelate decarboxylase → MSNVRSTYTDSVKFYGNTTPMELVKTFGSPLYVYNENILRTRCREVKALSDNPAFTPNYSAKANTNIHLLKVVQEEGMVVDAMSPGEIVMNLAAGFKPEQILFISNNVSAEELQFAIDRGVYVSVDSLSQLDLFGQLNPGGKVVIRFNPGIGAGHHAKVVTGGKQTKFGVDPEAADTVREILDRHNLTLCGVNMHIGSLFMEPDGYLEAMQVLLSIASEWLTDDNTLEIIDFGGGFGIPYHKYEGEERLDFAKLGEAFNATITKFIEDTGYTGRFMCEPGRYIAAECGALLGTCYSVKNNGEKRFAGTDLGFNQLMRPAMYDSFHDVEIYREGGSEVTETMEQSIVGNICESGDIMAKDRQLPEIAEGDIIAMLDAGAYGYVMASPYNQRPRPAEVLIQENGEARLIRRRETLNDLLNMYPEADALISEFGE
- a CDS encoding TrmB family transcriptional regulator; translation: MELIQALKKFGFTQQESLMYVTLCKMGAMTGYEAAKVSGISRSNAYAALSSLVEKGGAIVSSEDSSKYTAIPREELILNLRRSCESTLDFLEENLPEQQEEEAPYLTISGYGNTLDKMRNMILLAKGWVYLSVSSSTVKLLTSDLENCIERGLKVVILTNEDPHLSGAVFMHNEAPVENVRIIADTSEVIVGTLEVNKGQCLYSKSKHLVSLMREALLNEIELIKIRGM